The Pan paniscus chromosome 12, NHGRI_mPanPan1-v2.0_pri, whole genome shotgun sequence genome window below encodes:
- the INO80B gene encoding INO80 complex subunit B isoform X1 codes for MVTASTAGRVGSSRGLGYSGLPLPPSGQTLLTGFPSTGEALELSLAGAHGHGVHKKKHKKHKKKHKKKHHQEEDAGPTQPSPAKPQLKLKIKLGGQVLGTKSVPTFTVIPEGPRSPSPLMVVDNEEEPMEGVPLEQYRAWLDEDSNLSPSPLRDLSGGLGGQEEEEEQRWLDALEKGELDDNGDLKKEINERLLTARQRALLQKARSQPSPMLPLPVAEGCPPPALTEEMLLKREERARKRRLQAARRAEEHKNQTIERLTKTAATSGRGGRGGARGERRGGRAAAPAPMVRYCSGAQGSTLSFPPGVPAPTAVSQRPSPSGPPPRCSVPGCPHPRRYACSRTGQALCSLQCYRINLQMRLGGPEGPGSPLLAT; via the exons ATGGTAACAGCGAGTACTGCGGGAAGGGTGGGATCCAGTAGGGGCTTAGGTTATTCAGGGCTTCCCCTGCCACCCTCCGGCCAAACACTGTTGACAGGCTTTCCTTCCACAGGAGAAGCCCTGGAGTTGAGCCTGGCGGGTGCCCATGGCCATGGAGTGCACAAGAAAAAACACAAGAAGCACAAGAAGAAACACAAGAAGAAACACCATCAGGAAGAAGACGCTGGGCCCACGCAGCCGTCCCCTGCCAAGCCTCAGCTCAAACTCAAAATCAAGCTTGGGGGACAAGTCCTGGGGACCAAGAG TGTTCCTACCTTCACTGTGATCCCAGAGGGGCCTCGCTCACCCTCTCCCCTTATGGTTGTGGATAATGAAGAGGAACCTATGGAAGGAGTCCCCCTTGAGCAGTACCGTGCCTGGCTGG ATGAAGACAgtaatctctctccctctccacttcGGGACCTATCAGGAGGGTTAGGGggtcaggaggaagaggaggaacagAGGTGGCTGGATGCCCTGGAGAAGGGGGAGCTGGATGACAATGGAGACCTCAAGAAGGAGATCAATGAGCGGCTGCTTACTGCTCGACAG cGAGCTCTGCTCCAGAAGGCGCGGAGTCAACCTTCCCCTATGCTGCCGCTGCCTGTGGCTGAGGGCTGCCCACCTCCCGCCCTCACAGAGGAGATGCTGCTGAAGCGCGAGGAGCGGGCGCGGAAGCGGCGGCTCCAGGCGGCGCGGCGGGCAGAAGAGCACAAGAACCAGACTATCGAGCGCCTCACCAAGACTGCGGCGACCAGTGGGCGGGGAGGCCGGGGGGGCGCACGGGGCGAGCGGCGGGGAGGGCGGGCTGCGGCTCCGGCCCCCATGGTGCGCTACTGCAGCGGAGCACAGGGTTCCACCCTTTCCTTCCCACCTGGCGTCCCCGCCCCCACGGCAGTGTCTCAGCGGCCATCCCCCTCAGGCCCGCCGCCGCGCTGCTCTGTCCCCGGCTGTCCCCATCCGCGCCGCTACGCTTGCTCCCGCACAGGCCAGGCACTCTGCAGTCTTCAGTGCTACCGCATCAACCTGCAGATGCGGCTGGGGGGGCCCGAGGGCCCTGGATCCCCCCTTTTGGCTACGTAA
- the INO80B gene encoding INO80 complex subunit B isoform X2 gives MSKLWRRGSTSGAMEAPEPGEALELSLAGAHGHGVHKKKHKKHKKKHKKKHHQEEDAGPTQPSPAKPQLKLKIKLGGQVLGTKSVPTFTVIPEGPRSPSPLMVVDNEEEPMEGVPLEQYRAWLDEDSNLSPSPLRDLSGGLGGQEEEEEQRWLDALEKGELDDNGDLKKEINERLLTARQRALLQKARSQPSPMLPLPVAEGCPPPALTEEMLLKREERARKRRLQAARRAEEHKNQTIERLTKTAATSGRGGRGGARGERRGGRAAAPAPMVRYCSGAQGSTLSFPPGVPAPTAVSQRPSPSGPPPRCSVPGCPHPRRYACSRTGQALCSLQCYRINLQMRLGGPEGPGSPLLAT, from the exons ATGAGTAAGCTGTGGCGGCGTGGGAGCACCTCTGGGGCTATGGAGGCCCCTGAGCCGG GAGAAGCCCTGGAGTTGAGCCTGGCGGGTGCCCATGGCCATGGAGTGCACAAGAAAAAACACAAGAAGCACAAGAAGAAACACAAGAAGAAACACCATCAGGAAGAAGACGCTGGGCCCACGCAGCCGTCCCCTGCCAAGCCTCAGCTCAAACTCAAAATCAAGCTTGGGGGACAAGTCCTGGGGACCAAGAG TGTTCCTACCTTCACTGTGATCCCAGAGGGGCCTCGCTCACCCTCTCCCCTTATGGTTGTGGATAATGAAGAGGAACCTATGGAAGGAGTCCCCCTTGAGCAGTACCGTGCCTGGCTGG ATGAAGACAgtaatctctctccctctccacttcGGGACCTATCAGGAGGGTTAGGGggtcaggaggaagaggaggaacagAGGTGGCTGGATGCCCTGGAGAAGGGGGAGCTGGATGACAATGGAGACCTCAAGAAGGAGATCAATGAGCGGCTGCTTACTGCTCGACAG cGAGCTCTGCTCCAGAAGGCGCGGAGTCAACCTTCCCCTATGCTGCCGCTGCCTGTGGCTGAGGGCTGCCCACCTCCCGCCCTCACAGAGGAGATGCTGCTGAAGCGCGAGGAGCGGGCGCGGAAGCGGCGGCTCCAGGCGGCGCGGCGGGCAGAAGAGCACAAGAACCAGACTATCGAGCGCCTCACCAAGACTGCGGCGACCAGTGGGCGGGGAGGCCGGGGGGGCGCACGGGGCGAGCGGCGGGGAGGGCGGGCTGCGGCTCCGGCCCCCATGGTGCGCTACTGCAGCGGAGCACAGGGTTCCACCCTTTCCTTCCCACCTGGCGTCCCCGCCCCCACGGCAGTGTCTCAGCGGCCATCCCCCTCAGGCCCGCCGCCGCGCTGCTCTGTCCCCGGCTGTCCCCATCCGCGCCGCTACGCTTGCTCCCGCACAGGCCAGGCACTCTGCAGTCTTCAGTGCTACCGCATCAACCTGCAGATGCGGCTGGGGGGGCCCGAGGGCCCTGGATCCCCCCTTTTGGCTACGTAA